Proteins encoded by one window of Cannabis sativa cultivar Pink pepper isolate KNU-18-1 chromosome 4, ASM2916894v1, whole genome shotgun sequence:
- the LOC133037370 gene encoding uncharacterized protein LOC133037370, whose amino-acid sequence MDAFGMLHSQRAPDETGSEIKYGPSYPRSVPLKEVRISVVPRDLVSLSKTEDVSSGHLRYCYSNDQEAIQHVRHYGADFKARVLELVDNKVDADITHKVNSEFFPSLHRILLDKKVTGNFSFRGRAQFLPYLMEWTEMILRQHPGTLRDAEIYGAISVSRYPFLMEPTVWRAFTELWGPLANTFHHSSGEMGISLYDLKVIGGLPILGIPYEEFIPLNAKLMQGPMRSPIVAELLRTHARICVHLKVTKVSWQQWVEYFYRKKKVFAGVKTTSDSKTSKTSKRTFPRKGHKQADVRSLPLEASRECILAAFVSLWLSRFVFPYQGYDVRPETFYMASLMAQGVKVSLAPSVLGYIYHGLSIGALHMQGLGESFMPVHYVLGWLAEHFRDLYSGWSSLIDLPFLGKYAGVPPEEPSLNIARRILREEDYVIHRPYYFPIEEDVDCIDHEDLSDDKFEMLVSMRSSMLPVRVGKDLFIEPYFPNRFARQFGFDQGVPSNELRSSFSWRTQCGILGVAEAWALLLRRNTGIHFHIPSITRMGQCTWWYGRWWVRTCIPYLGRSVRNLHLELT is encoded by the coding sequence ATGGATGCCTTTGGTATGCTTCATTCTCAGCGGGCTCCTGACGAGACGGGATCTGAAATTAAGTATGGGCCATCTTATCCACGGTCTGTACCACTGAAAGAAGTTCGGATTTCAGTGGTCCCACGTGACCTTGTTTCTTTATCAAAAACTGAGGATGTTAGTTCTGGTCACTTGCGATATTGTTATTCTAACGATCAAGAGGCCATCCAACACGTGCGACATTATGGCGCAGATTTCAAAGCTAGAGTTCTTGAATTGGTTGATAACAAAGTTGATGCTGACATTACTCACAAAGTTAATAGTGAGTTCTTTCCCAGCCTTCACCGCATTCTGCTGGATAAGAAGGTTACTGGAAATTTTTCTTTTAGGGGGAGGGCCCAATTTCTCCCTTATCTAATGGAATGGACAGAGATGATTTTACGTCAGCATCCAGGTACCCTACGTGATGCTGAGATTTATGGTGCCATATCAGTATCTAGGTACCCCTTCTTAATGGAACCAACTGTGTGGAGAGCTTTCACAGAACTTTGGGGGCCCTTAGCGAACACTTTTCACCATAGCAGCGGCGAAATGGGTATTTCTTTGTATGACCTGAAGGTCATTGGCGGCTTACCGATTTTGGGAATTCCTTATGAAGAATTTATTCCCTTAAATGCAAAATTGATGCAAGGACCTATGCGCAGTCCAATTGTTGCAGAGCTTTTAAGGACTCACGCTCGAATTTGTGTCCATTTGAAAGTTACAAAAGTATCATGGCAGCAATGGGttgaatatttttatagaaagaaGAAAGTTTTTGCAGGTGTTAAAACAACTTCTGACTCCAAAACTTCCAAAACTTCAAAGAGAACTTTTCCAAGAAAAGGGCATAAACAAGCAGATGTGCGCTCTCTTCCTTTAGAAGCATCCCGTGAATGTATCCTTGCAGCTTTTGTGTCTTTATGGTTAAGTCGATTTGTGTTTCCCTACCAAGGCTACGATGTGAGACCAGAGACTTTTTATATGGCTTCGTTGATGGCACAAGGGGTTAAAGTTTCATTAGCGCCTTCTGTTTTAGGATATATTTATCATGGTTTGAGTATCGGAGCTCTGCATATGCAAGGTCTGGGTGAAAGTTTCATGCCTGTACATTATGTACTGGGTTGGTTGGCTGAACACTTTCGTGATCTTTATAGTGGTTGGAGTTCCCTAATTGACTTGCCTTTTTTAGGCAAGTATGCTGGAGTGCCACCTGAAGAGCCGAGTTTAAACATAGCCCGTCGTATCCTGAGGGAAGAAGATTATGTCATTCACCGACcatattattttcctattgaAGAAGATGTTGATTGTATAGACCATGAAGACTTATCTGATGATAAATTTGAAATGCTTGTTTCTATGCGTTCATCTATGTTGCCTGTGAGAGTAGGCAAGGACTTATTCATTGAACCATATTTTCCCAATAGATTCGCTCGCCAATTTGGATTTGATCAAGGTGTGCCATCGAATGAACTTCGTTCTAGTTTTTCTTGGAGGACACAATGTGGGATACTTGGTGTTGCTGAA